Proteins encoded by one window of Mesorhizobium sp. INR15:
- a CDS encoding GGDEF domain-containing protein, with amino-acid sequence MNSILLKSAAVAFASVAASLLLTLIIVPALGFPVNRTIWLTTTLCPLVLAWAATASTFWQSDRLKNAHRDLARAHAQLAAAHRRLEEKASRDDMTGMLNRESFFAALDGSRRKSDRGALLIIDADHFKIINDSYGHLTGDEALLLIASAIKRGVRSGDVLGRIGGEEFGAFLIGATEQEAKRVAERVRREVELVRFRPVDERTIPLTVSIGGTVCGEDANVSDLMRAADRRLYQAKHRGRNLTILDTDISEAA; translated from the coding sequence ATGAACAGCATACTTCTGAAATCCGCCGCCGTCGCTTTCGCCTCCGTCGCCGCCTCTCTCCTGTTGACGCTGATCATTGTCCCGGCGCTCGGCTTTCCGGTCAATCGGACGATCTGGCTGACCACCACGCTCTGTCCTCTGGTCCTCGCGTGGGCTGCCACCGCGAGTACATTCTGGCAGAGCGACAGGCTGAAAAACGCGCATCGCGACCTTGCCCGCGCCCACGCGCAACTTGCCGCCGCGCACCGGCGCCTGGAGGAAAAAGCCAGCCGCGACGACATGACCGGCATGCTCAACCGCGAGAGCTTCTTTGCCGCGCTCGACGGGTCCCGGCGCAAATCCGATCGCGGCGCGCTGCTCATCATCGACGCCGACCACTTCAAGATCATCAACGACAGCTATGGTCACCTGACCGGTGATGAAGCACTGCTGCTGATCGCCAGCGCGATCAAGCGTGGTGTGCGCAGCGGCGACGTGCTTGGCCGAATCGGTGGCGAGGAGTTCGGCGCATTTCTGATTGGCGCCACCGAGCAGGAGGCCAAACGTGTCGCCGAGCGCGTTCGCCGCGAAGTCGAACTGGTCCGTTTCCGGCCGGTCGACGAACGCACCATTCCGCTCACCGTCAGCATTGGTGGAACCGTCTGCGGCGAGGATGCCAACGTATCGGACCTGATGCGTGCCGCCGACCGGCGCCTCTATCAGGCCAAGCATCGGGGCCGCAATCTGACGATCCTCGACACGGATATTTCCGAAGCGGCGTGA
- a CDS encoding pyrimidine 5'-nucleotidase: MTTQPDPARFAHVTDWVFDLDNTLYPHHSNLFSQIDVKMTAYVGELLTLPRDEARKLQKELYREYGTTLNGLMTRHGIDPDDFLEKVHDIDYSWLVPDPVLGAAIRQLPGRKFIFTNGDRRHAERTARQLGILDHFDDIFDIVAAGLNPKPARQTYEKFAALHAVTGHNAVMFEDLARNLSVPKSLGMTTVLVVPRNFEPTFAEIWERDVTEEDDVDFVTDDLAGFLTTIVASQ; encoded by the coding sequence ATGACCACGCAGCCTGATCCCGCCCGCTTCGCCCATGTCACCGACTGGGTCTTCGACCTCGACAACACGCTCTATCCGCACCACTCGAACCTGTTCTCGCAGATCGACGTAAAGATGACCGCCTATGTCGGGGAGTTGCTGACCTTGCCGCGCGATGAAGCGCGCAAGTTGCAGAAGGAACTCTATCGCGAATACGGCACCACGCTGAACGGATTGATGACGCGCCACGGCATCGACCCCGACGACTTTCTCGAGAAGGTCCACGATATCGACTATTCCTGGCTGGTGCCGGATCCGGTTCTCGGCGCCGCCATCCGGCAGTTGCCCGGCCGCAAGTTCATCTTCACCAATGGCGACAGGCGGCATGCCGAACGCACCGCGCGCCAGCTCGGCATCCTCGACCATTTCGACGATATTTTCGACATCGTCGCCGCCGGGCTCAACCCCAAGCCGGCGCGCCAGACCTACGAGAAGTTCGCCGCACTCCATGCCGTCACCGGCCACAATGCCGTGATGTTCGAGGATCTCGCCCGCAACCTGTCCGTGCCGAAATCACTGGGCATGACCACGGTGCTGGTGGTGCCACGCAACTTCGAGCCGACCTTCGCGGAAATCTGGGAACGCGACGTAACCGAGGAAGACGATGTCGATTTCGTCACCGACGATCTCGCTGGTTTCCTGACGACGATCGTCGCAAGTCAGTAG
- a CDS encoding LOG family protein, translating to MTPMEKAGWTPLPHSDEDLERSKSVPDTPQTRADTYRLAWNDPDFMTRRELRAVRLQLELLKPEMILAERGIRSTVVLFGGARLPEPGGEAWAAKNETQKKNLLENSKYYEEARKFARLCSQQSAASYYREYVVVTGGGPGVMEAGNRGADDVGAPSIGLNIVLPHEQAPNIYVTPELCFNFHYFAIRKMHFVMRAKAVAVFPGGFGTMDEFFETLTLIQTGRMERVPVILFGKSFWKRAIDLDFLAEQGTISPGDQDIIDFVDTADEAWGIISRFYKLGE from the coding sequence ATGACTCCTATGGAAAAGGCGGGGTGGACCCCGCTGCCGCACTCGGACGAGGATCTGGAGCGGTCAAAGAGCGTGCCGGACACGCCGCAGACGCGCGCTGATACCTACCGGTTGGCGTGGAACGATCCCGACTTCATGACGCGGCGCGAGTTGCGTGCGGTGCGGCTGCAGCTTGAACTCCTGAAGCCCGAGATGATCCTGGCCGAACGCGGCATCCGCTCGACGGTGGTGCTGTTCGGCGGCGCGCGCTTGCCTGAGCCCGGTGGTGAGGCCTGGGCTGCCAAGAACGAAACGCAGAAGAAGAACCTGCTGGAAAACAGCAAGTATTACGAGGAGGCGCGAAAATTCGCCCGCCTGTGCTCGCAGCAGTCAGCCGCGTCCTATTATCGCGAATATGTCGTGGTGACAGGCGGCGGACCGGGTGTGATGGAAGCTGGAAATCGCGGCGCCGACGATGTCGGCGCGCCGTCGATCGGCCTCAACATCGTGCTGCCGCATGAGCAGGCGCCAAACATCTACGTGACGCCGGAGCTCTGTTTCAATTTCCACTACTTCGCCATCCGCAAGATGCACTTCGTCATGCGCGCCAAGGCGGTGGCGGTGTTTCCGGGCGGCTTCGGCACGATGGACGAGTTTTTCGAGACGCTGACCCTGATCCAGACCGGCCGCATGGAACGCGTGCCGGTGATCCTGTTCGGCAAATCGTTCTGGAAGCGGGCGATCGATCTCGATTTCCTCGCCGAGCAAGGGACGATCAGCCCCGGCGACCAGGACATCATCGACTTCGTCGACACCGCCGACGAGGCCTGGGGCATCATCAGCCGTTTCTACAAGTTAGGGGAATAA
- the dapD gene encoding 2,3,4,5-tetrahydropyridine-2,6-dicarboxylate N-succinyltransferase — translation MSKPDLASLETTIERAFEERDTISTATRGETRDAIQSALDLLDRGAARVAERQADGKWHVNQWLKKAVLLSFRLNPMEIIKGGPGEAVWWDKVPSKFDGWSAVDFEKAGFRAVPSSIVRRSAYVAPGAVLMPSFVNVGAYVDSGTMVDTWASVGSCAQIGKNVHLSGGVGIGGVLEPMQAGPTIIEDNCFIGARSEVVEGCIVREGSVLGMGVFIGQSTKIVDRATGEIFYGEVPPNSVVVAGSMPGKPFPNNEPGPGLYCAVIVKRVDAKTRSKTSINELLRD, via the coding sequence ATGTCGAAGCCCGATCTGGCGAGCCTCGAAACGACCATTGAGAGGGCCTTCGAGGAACGCGACACGATTTCGACGGCGACACGCGGCGAGACGCGCGACGCCATCCAGTCGGCGCTCGACCTGCTCGACCGCGGCGCGGCACGCGTTGCTGAGCGCCAGGCTGACGGCAAATGGCACGTCAACCAGTGGCTGAAGAAGGCGGTGCTGCTGTCGTTCCGGCTCAATCCGATGGAAATCATCAAGGGCGGCCCCGGCGAGGCTGTGTGGTGGGACAAGGTGCCGTCAAAGTTCGACGGCTGGAGCGCCGTGGATTTCGAGAAGGCGGGCTTCCGCGCCGTACCGTCGTCGATCGTGCGACGCTCCGCCTACGTCGCGCCGGGCGCCGTGCTGATGCCGTCCTTCGTCAATGTCGGCGCCTATGTCGATAGCGGCACCATGGTCGACACCTGGGCCTCGGTCGGCTCCTGCGCCCAGATCGGCAAGAACGTGCACCTCTCGGGCGGCGTCGGCATTGGCGGCGTCCTGGAGCCTATGCAGGCCGGCCCGACCATCATCGAGGACAATTGCTTTATCGGCGCGCGCTCGGAAGTGGTCGAAGGCTGCATCGTGCGCGAAGGCTCGGTGCTCGGCATGGGCGTGTTCATCGGCCAGTCGACCAAGATCGTCGACCGTGCCACCGGCGAGATCTTCTATGGCGAGGTGCCGCCCAATTCCGTGGTCGTCGCCGGCTCGATGCCGGGCAAGCCTTTTCCCAACAACGAGCCTGGTCCAGGCCTCTACTGCGCGGTCATCGTCAAGCGGGTCGACGCCAAGACCCGCTCCAAGACTTCGATCAACGAATTGCTTCGCGATTGA
- a CDS encoding DUF805 domain-containing protein, which yields MDWKYLLTSFDGRINRAKFWAGIGVFIVIGIIAFILDAILGTRITLGGGGQIGIIGIIFALASIYFAIALYAKRWHDRNKSGWWTLIGLVPLIGGIWLLVELGILEGTRGANQYGPDPLA from the coding sequence ATGGACTGGAAGTATCTGCTGACGAGTTTCGACGGTCGTATCAATCGCGCCAAGTTCTGGGCGGGCATTGGGGTATTCATCGTTATCGGTATCATTGCCTTCATTCTCGACGCGATCCTCGGCACGCGTATCACGCTCGGGGGCGGCGGCCAGATCGGCATCATCGGCATAATCTTCGCACTGGCATCGATCTATTTCGCGATTGCTCTCTATGCAAAACGCTGGCACGACCGCAACAAGTCGGGCTGGTGGACCCTGATCGGCCTTGTGCCACTCATCGGCGGTATATGGCTGCTGGTCGAGCTCGGCATTCTCGAAGGCACCAGGGGTGCCAATCAATATGGACCGGATCCGCTTGCCTGA
- a CDS encoding DUF805 domain-containing protein: MPDSSDLTWLFFKTSGRVSRAAYFLGGLLVAIFQAFPLYRFTLVPEGSPESNMWSFIFFIAFIASLWSNIVLAVKRLHDLDKPGIASLVLFVPVVSIIAFLVLCLFPGQPGPNRYGRRTNAPAEQ, encoded by the coding sequence TTGCCTGACAGTTCAGACCTTACCTGGCTTTTCTTCAAAACCTCGGGCCGCGTCAGTCGCGCGGCCTATTTTCTTGGCGGACTGCTGGTCGCCATTTTCCAGGCTTTTCCACTGTACCGCTTCACTCTGGTGCCCGAGGGCAGCCCCGAGAGCAATATGTGGTCGTTCATCTTCTTCATCGCCTTCATTGCCTCGCTGTGGTCGAACATCGTGCTGGCAGTGAAGCGGCTGCACGACCTCGACAAGCCTGGGATAGCGTCGCTGGTGCTGTTCGTGCCGGTCGTCTCGATCATCGCCTTCCTTGTGCTTTGCCTGTTTCCAGGGCAGCCTGGGCCCAACCGCTACGGCAGACGCACCAACGCGCCAGCCGAACAGTAA
- a CDS encoding GGDEF domain-containing protein, giving the protein MTRSARLAYDEPYTDISPSHARSLGSRLFRWFSAPTRLEPEAVRARLLDTTFDRKFAVLFGTISVLLLAVSAIVTTDGWWPYAWIVADLILFVARVLLMRACEAARKRDATGPLGALMGAGAAWSVVFGLGCYGCIASGHMALAVLAALNVAGVAGVVSSRNAATPRYAIFVMLAVSLPYFTGALFSPAPGMSVIGIQMPFYLTGVIIVLLQNHAINARMIRAELDNRDLAIKDALTGLPNRISLQEILRSMCRGLAAPAANGGKPFAVLSMDLDGFKRVNDGFGHAIGDVLLRKVAQRLERAFRRGDMVFRVGGDEFVILLPVASEIEATYLAKRAIEKISVPFDLGVGANVRIGLSVGSAFAPADGGNPEILLHCSDQALYEAKRTGKGRYRAHIRVSI; this is encoded by the coding sequence ATGACACGGAGCGCTCGACTGGCATACGACGAACCATACACCGACATTTCGCCGAGCCATGCGCGGAGCCTCGGCAGCCGGCTGTTCAGATGGTTTTCGGCACCGACCCGATTGGAGCCGGAAGCGGTTCGGGCAAGGCTCCTCGACACCACTTTCGACCGTAAATTCGCTGTCTTGTTCGGCACCATCAGCGTGCTGTTGCTTGCTGTCAGCGCCATCGTCACCACCGACGGCTGGTGGCCCTATGCGTGGATTGTCGCCGACCTGATCCTTTTCGTGGCACGTGTGCTGCTGATGCGGGCTTGCGAAGCCGCCCGCAAGCGGGACGCAACGGGCCCGCTTGGAGCCCTGATGGGTGCGGGCGCCGCATGGTCGGTGGTGTTCGGCCTCGGCTGCTATGGCTGCATTGCAAGCGGACATATGGCACTGGCCGTTCTTGCCGCCCTAAATGTCGCCGGTGTCGCCGGCGTGGTGTCCTCCCGCAACGCGGCAACGCCGCGCTACGCCATATTCGTGATGCTGGCCGTCAGCCTTCCCTATTTCACCGGCGCGCTGTTTTCCCCGGCGCCGGGAATGTCCGTCATTGGCATCCAGATGCCGTTCTATCTGACCGGCGTGATCATCGTGCTGCTGCAGAACCATGCGATCAACGCCCGGATGATCCGTGCCGAGCTCGACAACCGCGATCTGGCGATCAAGGACGCGCTGACCGGCCTTCCGAACCGCATCTCGCTGCAGGAAATCCTGCGTTCCATGTGCCGCGGCCTGGCGGCGCCGGCCGCTAATGGCGGCAAGCCGTTCGCGGTCTTGAGCATGGATCTCGACGGCTTCAAGCGGGTCAATGACGGGTTCGGCCACGCCATTGGCGACGTGTTGCTGCGCAAGGTGGCGCAACGCCTGGAGCGCGCCTTCCGCCGTGGCGACATGGTGTTCCGCGTCGGCGGCGACGAGTTCGTCATCCTGTTGCCGGTGGCCTCCGAAATCGAGGCGACCTACCTGGCAAAGAGGGCCATCGAAAAGATTTCCGTGCCGTTCGATCTTGGCGTCGGTGCTAATGTCCGCATTGGCCTGAGCGTCGGCAGCGCCTTCGCTCCTGCCGACGGCGGCAACCCGGAAATCCTTCTCCACTGTTCGGATCAAGCGCTTTATGAAGCCAAGCGCACCGGCAAGGGCCGCTACAGGGCCCATATCCGGGTGAGCATCTAG
- a CDS encoding 2-dehydropantoate 2-reductase: MASGEETIVIAGAGSIGCYAGGCLALAGRSVILLARPRVEAALRQEGLRVTDLEGRDRTIKPDALVVTADPAAALPKADTILVTVKSGVTQEMAALIAAHARPDAVVVSLQNGVDNADRLRAMLPARRVLAGMVPFNVVQSPDGEMPLRVHRASDGTVMIEDGEGGLAALLGVDGFAVETHADMKAVLWGKLLMNLNNALVALSGLPLADELADRRWRLILAGQIDEALVAMKASRIEPARIAGLRPALLPKVLRLPDWLFKLLARRMLAIDPEARSSMWDDLQRGRATEIDDLQGAIQRLAEKAGTPAPLVVRIMTLVRKAEQEKRGSPGLAPGAVTAGMVV; this comes from the coding sequence ATGGCAAGCGGGGAAGAAACGATCGTCATCGCCGGCGCCGGCAGCATCGGCTGCTACGCTGGCGGCTGTCTGGCGCTCGCTGGGAGGTCCGTAATTCTGCTGGCACGCCCCCGCGTCGAAGCGGCATTGCGGCAGGAAGGGCTGCGGGTCACCGATCTCGAAGGCCGTGACCGCACCATCAAGCCGGATGCGCTTGTGGTCACCGCCGATCCGGCGGCTGCCTTGCCAAAAGCCGATACGATCCTGGTCACGGTCAAGAGCGGTGTGACGCAGGAGATGGCGGCGCTGATTGCTGCCCATGCCCGACCGGATGCCGTGGTGGTCAGCCTGCAAAATGGCGTCGACAATGCCGACAGGCTGCGGGCCATGCTCCCGGCACGGCGCGTGCTGGCCGGCATGGTGCCGTTCAATGTGGTGCAGTCGCCCGACGGCGAGATGCCGCTTCGTGTGCATCGTGCCAGCGACGGCACGGTGATGATCGAAGACGGCGAAGGCGGCCTTGCCGCCCTTCTTGGTGTCGATGGCTTCGCGGTTGAGACGCATGCCGACATGAAGGCGGTGTTGTGGGGCAAGCTGCTGATGAATCTCAACAATGCGCTGGTGGCGCTCTCCGGCCTGCCACTGGCGGACGAGCTTGCCGATCGCCGCTGGCGGCTGATCCTGGCAGGCCAGATCGATGAGGCGCTGGTTGCGATGAAAGCCAGCCGCATCGAGCCGGCGCGGATCGCCGGCTTGCGCCCAGCGCTGCTGCCGAAGGTGCTCAGGTTACCGGACTGGCTGTTCAAGCTCCTGGCGCGGCGGATGCTGGCGATCGACCCCGAGGCACGTTCCTCGATGTGGGATGACCTGCAACGCGGCCGGGCGACGGAGATCGATGACCTGCAAGGCGCGATCCAGCGGCTGGCCGAAAAAGCCGGCACGCCCGCGCCGCTGGTCGTGCGGATCATGACGCTGGTGCGGAAAGCGGAGCAGGAGAAACGCGGATCGCCAGGCCTGGCGCCGGGCGCGGTCACAGCTGGCATGGTAGTCTAG
- the dapE gene encoding succinyl-diaminopimelate desuccinylase, whose protein sequence is MTLPTDPAENLAALIRCASVTPAEGGALTALETMLKPLGFLVDRPVFSEDGTPDIENLYARRSGNGPHLMFAGHTDVVPVGDEAAWTHPPFAAEIAKGEMYGRGAVDMKGGIACFIAAVARHVETHGGPKGSVSLLITGDEEGPAINGTVKLLEWAAAMGEKWDASIVGEPTNPDALGDMIKIGRRGSLSGSITVNGRQGHVAYPQLADNPVPGLMSLVDALLHPVFDKGTKDFQPTNLEVTSIDVGNPATNVIPAKATATFNIRFNDTWTGETVQAEIHNRLDQAAKRKKYRAGKKTPVDYDLVWRDRPSHVFLTRDETLIETLSGSVKTVVGKKPALSTSGGTSDARFIKDYCPVVEFGLVGKTMHMVDERVALADLETLTQIYLRFIEDWFEQGAS, encoded by the coding sequence ATGACGCTGCCGACCGATCCCGCCGAAAACCTCGCCGCCCTTATCCGCTGCGCTTCCGTGACGCCCGCTGAAGGCGGGGCGCTGACCGCGCTGGAGACAATGCTGAAACCGCTCGGCTTCCTCGTCGACCGGCCGGTGTTCTCGGAAGACGGCACACCCGACATCGAGAACCTCTACGCGCGTCGCTCCGGCAACGGGCCGCACCTGATGTTCGCCGGCCATACCGATGTGGTGCCGGTCGGCGACGAAGCAGCCTGGACCCATCCCCCCTTTGCCGCCGAGATCGCCAAGGGCGAGATGTATGGCCGCGGCGCCGTCGACATGAAGGGCGGCATCGCCTGTTTCATCGCCGCCGTGGCGCGCCATGTCGAAACACATGGCGGCCCGAAGGGCTCGGTCTCGTTGCTGATCACCGGCGACGAGGAAGGCCCTGCCATCAACGGCACCGTCAAGCTTCTCGAATGGGCTGCCGCCATGGGCGAGAAATGGGATGCCTCGATCGTCGGCGAGCCAACCAACCCGGATGCGCTCGGTGACATGATCAAGATCGGCCGGCGTGGCTCGTTGTCGGGCAGCATCACCGTCAACGGCCGCCAGGGCCACGTTGCCTATCCGCAGCTTGCCGACAATCCGGTGCCCGGGCTGATGAGCCTGGTGGATGCCTTGCTGCATCCGGTCTTCGACAAGGGAACGAAAGACTTCCAGCCAACCAACCTGGAGGTGACCTCCATCGATGTCGGCAATCCGGCGACCAATGTCATTCCGGCCAAGGCGACGGCGACCTTCAACATCCGCTTCAACGACACCTGGACTGGCGAGACCGTGCAGGCCGAAATCCACAACCGGCTCGACCAGGCGGCGAAACGCAAGAAATACCGTGCGGGCAAGAAGACGCCAGTCGACTACGATCTCGTCTGGCGCGACCGGCCGAGCCACGTCTTCCTGACGCGAGACGAGACGCTGATCGAGACGCTGAGCGGTTCGGTCAAGACGGTGGTCGGCAAGAAGCCCGCGTTGTCGACCTCGGGCGGCACATCGGATGCGCGCTTCATCAAGGACTATTGTCCGGTGGTCGAGTTCGGGTTGGTCGGCAAGACCATGCACATGGTCGACGAACGCGTCGCCCTCGCGGACCTGGAAACGCTGACCCAAATCTATCTGCGCTTCATCGAAGACTGGTTCGAACAAGGCGCATCATGA
- a CDS encoding transporter — MLSADETQASLIGAWRLMLGKADGLRLLDLSADGFWNSFFAIVVAAPALIVGWVGLANEIGDPDAFAGRFSTLLRLATVDIGSWVLPLIVLALVAPRAGVGGRFVHYVVASNWASAITAWLMLPSALIKLFVSSSSQVSSLVSLFLFALSMVLTWRMTNATIGKGAAIGTAVFVGMFIVSLAVLFGLQMLLGITVPDGA, encoded by the coding sequence ATGCTCTCGGCGGACGAAACCCAAGCTTCGCTCATCGGCGCCTGGCGGCTGATGCTCGGCAAGGCCGATGGCCTTCGCCTGCTCGACCTCTCCGCTGACGGCTTTTGGAATTCCTTCTTCGCCATAGTCGTCGCGGCGCCTGCGCTGATCGTCGGCTGGGTCGGCCTTGCCAACGAGATCGGCGATCCCGACGCCTTCGCCGGGCGCTTCAGCACGCTGCTGCGCCTGGCGACTGTCGATATCGGCTCGTGGGTGCTGCCGCTGATCGTTCTGGCCCTGGTGGCGCCGCGCGCCGGCGTCGGCGGCCGCTTCGTCCACTATGTCGTCGCCAGCAACTGGGCCTCGGCCATCACCGCCTGGTTGATGCTGCCCTCGGCGCTGATCAAGCTTTTCGTGTCGTCTTCAAGCCAGGTCTCAAGCCTTGTGTCGCTGTTCCTGTTCGCGCTGTCGATGGTGCTGACATGGCGGATGACCAACGCCACGATTGGCAAAGGGGCGGCGATCGGCACCGCGGTTTTCGTCGGCATGTTCATCGTCTCGCTGGCGGTGCTGTTTGGCCTGCAGATGCTGCTCGGCATCACCGTGCCCGACGGGGCCTGA
- the truA gene encoding tRNA pseudouridine(38-40) synthase TruA yields MPRFRLDIEYDGTPYAGWQRQAGQPSVQQAIEQAIERFCGEQVSLRGAGRTDAGVHATAQVAHVDLVKAWPDDKVRDAINAHLQIAGDRVAVLKAAAVPDGFDARFSATGRHYLYSIVNRRAPAALDKGKVWWVPKRLDANAMHEAAKVLLGRHDFTTFRSTQCQANSPVRTLARLDVSRSGDLIEVRASARSFLHNQVRSMVGSLKRVGEGGWTVADLKAALDARDRAACGQVAPPDGLFLVGVDYPDADVAVA; encoded by the coding sequence ATGCCGCGTTTTCGTCTCGATATCGAATATGACGGCACTCCCTATGCCGGCTGGCAACGCCAGGCCGGCCAGCCTTCCGTACAGCAGGCGATAGAGCAGGCGATCGAAAGGTTCTGCGGCGAACAGGTTTCGCTGCGCGGCGCCGGCCGCACCGATGCCGGCGTCCATGCCACCGCTCAGGTGGCGCATGTCGATCTCGTCAAGGCATGGCCTGATGACAAGGTGCGCGATGCCATCAACGCGCATCTGCAGATCGCCGGCGATCGCGTCGCCGTGCTCAAGGCGGCGGCGGTCCCGGATGGGTTCGACGCCCGCTTCTCGGCCACCGGCCGCCACTATCTCTACAGCATCGTCAACCGCCGCGCCCCGGCCGCGCTCGACAAGGGCAAGGTGTGGTGGGTGCCAAAGCGGCTTGATGCAAATGCCATGCACGAGGCGGCCAAGGTGCTGCTCGGCCGGCACGATTTCACCACCTTTCGCTCAACCCAGTGCCAGGCCAACAGCCCGGTCAGGACGCTTGCACGGCTTGACGTGAGCCGGTCTGGTGACCTGATCGAAGTCCGGGCCTCGGCGCGTTCCTTCCTGCACAACCAGGTCCGCTCCATGGTCGGCTCGCTCAAGCGCGTCGGTGAAGGCGGCTGGACGGTTGCCGATCTCAAGGCAGCGCTCGATGCGCGTGACCGTGCCGCCTGCGGCCAGGTGGCGCCGCCCGACGGGCTTTTTCTCGTTGGTGTTGATTATCCCGACGCGGACGTGGCGGTTGCCTGA
- a CDS encoding GNAT family N-acetyltransferase — MSMMSIRAATPRDREAIRLVEEHAFGQQAEAGLVDALVTGGDAVVELVAEEDGQVVGHILFSRLFVQNGGKSFAAVALAPLAVEPSFHGSGIGGALIREGHIRLKDAGETLAVVLGDPAYYGRFGYSHARAEKFDSEYQGEALQALAWGDAPEAGKLVYASAFGSALAA; from the coding sequence ATGAGCATGATGTCGATACGCGCGGCAACGCCGCGGGATCGCGAGGCCATACGCCTTGTCGAGGAACACGCATTTGGCCAGCAGGCGGAGGCCGGACTGGTCGACGCGCTGGTCACCGGCGGCGACGCCGTTGTCGAACTGGTGGCGGAAGAGGACGGCCAGGTGGTTGGTCATATCCTGTTTTCGCGGCTGTTCGTGCAAAATGGCGGCAAGAGCTTCGCGGCCGTGGCGCTGGCGCCGCTGGCGGTCGAGCCGTCGTTCCATGGCAGCGGTATTGGTGGTGCGCTGATCCGCGAAGGCCATATCCGGCTGAAGGACGCCGGCGAGACGCTGGCCGTGGTGCTTGGCGACCCCGCCTATTACGGCCGCTTTGGCTACAGCCACGCACGCGCCGAAAAGTTCGACAGCGAATACCAGGGCGAAGCCCTGCAGGCGCTGGCCTGGGGCGATGCGCCGGAGGCCGGCAAACTGGTCTACGCCTCGGCCTTCGGCTCCGCACTCGCCGCCTGA
- the fmt gene encoding methionyl-tRNA formyltransferase yields MSLRVIFMGTPEFSVPTLRAIAEAGHEIAAVYTQPPRAAGRRGLELTPSPVQREAERLGIETHTPTSLKGEAEQAAFRALQADIAVVVAYGLLLPGAVLEAPRLGCINGHASLLPRWRGAAPIQRAIMSGDTETGMMVMRMEAGLDTGPVGMVEKCAIEPDMTAGDLHDRLMGVGAALIVEALTRLERNTLTFARQAVDGVTYAKKIDKSETRVDWTRPAVEVHNHIRGLSPFPGAWSETEIGGRMERLKLLRSTLSQGLSPSQDLGESGGILDDRLTVACGAGAVRLVEVQRAGGKPAAVQEFLRGAKIEKGMKFS; encoded by the coding sequence ATGTCCCTTCGCGTCATCTTCATGGGCACACCGGAGTTTTCGGTGCCGACGCTGCGCGCTATCGCCGAGGCCGGTCACGAGATTGCAGCCGTCTATACGCAGCCGCCGCGCGCGGCGGGGCGGCGCGGGCTGGAATTGACGCCTTCACCCGTGCAGCGCGAGGCCGAGCGGCTGGGCATCGAGACGCACACGCCGACATCGCTGAAGGGTGAGGCCGAGCAGGCCGCTTTTCGCGCTCTCCAGGCCGATATCGCCGTGGTCGTCGCCTATGGCTTGCTGCTGCCCGGCGCGGTTCTGGAAGCGCCACGGCTCGGCTGCATCAATGGCCATGCCTCGCTGTTGCCGCGCTGGCGCGGTGCCGCGCCGATCCAGCGGGCGATCATGAGCGGGGACACCGAGACCGGCATGATGGTGATGCGCATGGAAGCGGGTCTGGACACCGGTCCGGTCGGGATGGTTGAAAAATGCGCCATCGAACCCGATATGACAGCCGGCGATCTGCATGATCGGCTGATGGGCGTTGGTGCCGCGCTGATTGTGGAAGCGCTGACGCGGTTGGAAAGGAACACCCTGACATTTGCGCGCCAGGCAGTGGACGGGGTGACCTACGCCAAAAAGATCGATAAATCCGAGACACGCGTGGACTGGACGCGGCCGGCTGTTGAGGTCCACAATCACATTCGTGGCCTGTCGCCCTTTCCAGGCGCCTGGTCCGAAACGGAAATTGGCGGCCGCATGGAGCGGCTGAAACTGCTTCGCTCGACGCTTTCGCAAGGCCTGTCACCTTCGCAAGATTTGGGCGAGTCGGGAGGAATTCTCGATGACCGGCTGACGGTTGCCTGCGGAGCGGGCGCGGTCAGACTGGTCGAAGTTCAACGGGCGGGCGGAAAGCCCGCCGCCGTGCAGGAATTCCTGCGCGGGGCCAAGATCGAAAAAGGAATGAAATTCTCATGA